GCCGCATCATCGGCGTGATCGACGAAATCGCGTTCCAGACAAACCTGCTGGCGCTGAACGCCGGCGTCGAAGCCGCACGCGCCGGCGAGGCCGGCAAGGGTTTTGCTGTTGTCGCCCAGGAAGTGCGTGAACTCGCCCAGCGCTCTGCCAATGCAGCCAAGGAAATCAAGAACCTCATCAACGTTTCCAGTCAGGAGGTCTCTGTCGGCGTCGGGCTGGTGAATCAGACCGGCGATGCCCTCCTGAAGATCGAGGAACAGATCAATCGCATCAGCGACAGCATCGCTTCCATTGTTCACTCCTATCGCGAACAGGCGACGGGTCTGCAGGAAATCAATGGTGCGATCAACCAGATGGACCAGACGACACAGCAGAATGCGGCAATGGTCGAGGAAACGAACGCCGCCTGCCACGAGCTACTGTCGCAGGGACGCCTGCTGCAGGACTCAGCCGGCCGGTTCACCGTCGCCGCATCTGCGATGAGCCAGCCCAAACCCGCTCAACCCGCTCGTCAACCCCGCGCCGAGCACCGCCCCGAGCAAAGAACTTTCCTGCAGCGCCGTGCAGGAAATACCGCCGTAGCCGCTTCTCCCGATGCATGGGAGGAGTTCTGAAGCCAAGCCCATCCGATAAGCCGCATTCCTCAGCAACCGATAATCAGGAAACGAACAATATGAAGAAAGTTGTGACCGCATTTCTTTTTGCCTGCACCGCATCTGCCGTGCCCATGGGCGCATCCATGGCACAGGATGCCAAGCTTGCCCCGATCTCCGACTACGTGACGAGCGACGTCAAGCCCTGGCTCAACGACCCCGCCATCGTCGAGGCCGTAAAGGCGCAGAACGCTGCCAACGCCAATCTCAGCGCAGCCGACGTCGACGCCCTCGACAAGAAGTGGCGTGCCGAAGTCGATGGCTCCGACCACTCGATGATCGACGGCGTGCTCAACAATGCACTGTCGAAATTCCTTCAGGGAAAGAAGGAAGCTTCCGGCGGCAAGATCACGGAAATCTTCGTCATGGATGCAAAGGGCCTGAATGTCGGTCAAAGCGACACCACGTCGGACTACTGGCAGGGCGACGAAGCAAAGTTCCAGAAGTCCTTCGGCGCCGGCAAGGACGCCGTCTTCGTCGATGAGATCGAAAAGGACGAATCGACCCAGACGCTGCAGTCGCAGGCAAGCGTCACGATATCCGACGACAAAGGCACGCCGATCGGCGCCATCACCGTCGGTGTCAACGTCGACGCCCTCTGATATCCGGAACCGTGCTTAGTTCGTAAAGCAGTGCAAATGCATAGCGCCCAAAAGCATAGGCGATATGCATAAACAACGACTTGGAGCACGTCGCATAAGAGAGATCGAATGCGACGTGCTTTGTGGGTCCCCGGGTGTATCTTCCACAAGAGTGCCCGATTTTCAGACAGAAAATTCCGCGTGACAACGCCTGGGCGTGACGTTACATACGCGCCATGTCGATCACATCAATCAACGCCTCGCGATTTTATTGGTACCGCTGCTCACAGCGGATGCGGGTCCATGCGTAACTGAATTCGACGCGACGACAACCCGAACAGCCGCTAGTCTACCTGGCGGCTTTTTTGTTCCGCGCGGGTATGACCAAACAGGAGCCATACCGTGTCTGATACCATTGACGATCTGCGTATCGTCGAAATTACCCCCTTGACCAAGCCTGCCGATATCATTGCGGAAATTCCCCGCAATGCTGATGTCAGCAAGACCGTGACCAGCAATCGCGATGCGATCCACCAAATTCTTCGGGGCGACGACGATCGCCTGATCGTCGTTATCGGCCCCTGCTCGATCCATGATCCCGTTGCCGCCAGGGACTATGCCGCTCGGCTCGCGGAACAGCGGCAGCGCTTCGCCGGCGATCTCGAGATCGTCATGCGCGTCTATTTCGAAAAGCCCCGTACCACCGTCGGCTGGAAGGGCCTGATGAACGACCCGCATCTCGACGGCAGCTACCGCATTGAGGAAGGCCTGCGCATCGCCCGGCGTCTGCTGCTCGACATCAATGCGATGGGCCTTCCGGCCGGCGTCGAATTCCTCGACACGATCACGCCGCAGTACATCGCCGACCTCGTCAGTTGGGGCGCGATCGGCGCGCGCACGACCGAAAGCCAGATCCATCGCCAGCTCGCCTCCGGCCTCTCCTGCCCGATCGGCTTCAAGAACGGCACCGACGGCGGCGTCCGCGTTGCGCTGGATGCCATCCTCGCCGCCTCGCAACCGCATCACTTCCCGGCGGTAACGAAGGACGGCCAAGCGGCCATCGCCTCGACAACAGGCAATGACGATTGCCACATCATCCTGCGCGGCGGCAAGCGGCCGAACTATGAAGCTGCCGACGTCGAGGCTGTCACGAACGAAGCCGTCAAGCTCGCCGTCGCCCCCCGCATCCTCGTCGATGCCAGCCATGCCAACAGCGGTAAGGACCCGATGAACCAGCCGATTGTCGTCAAATCCGTCGCCGCGCAGATCGCCGCCGGGAACAACGACATCAAGGGCATGATGATCGAAAGCAACCTCGTCGCCGGCCGCCAGGATCTCATTCCCGGCAAGCCGCTGGTCTACGGCCAGTCCATCACCGACGGCTGCATCGATTGGGACATGTCGGTCGACGTGCTCGATAATCTGGCCCACGCCGTCCGCGATCGTCGCAAGGCCGCCGTCGCGGCCTGAGCGGCACTATCAAGCGCGGCGGGCAGATATCCCGCCGCCCAACAGGGCGGTGGGGGCCAACCCCGGTTATCTCATGGGTACGTCTACCGGATACGGCTTCATAACTCACGCCCGGATGATCGATCCAAGTTCCGATTTGAAAACTGGTACGAGCAACGTGGGGTTACCAACCAACCGCCCCGCCATCATGGGTGGAGCCCGAGGCCGGATCATCGGCACGCGGAATAGGAGCAGATTCAATAGAGCAGCCGTGGATGCACTGAATCGGGCCCGTGTTCAGTCGCGACCCTGTAATAAGTACGCATGTCGTCGCGCTCTTTTTCGTAAGTCCACTTCAAGCCCCATCTGCATTCTTCCGTCATGCAGTCACGGCTCTTCGATTCGAACATATCGAGTTGAAATGCCTCGCCATTGATTTCGCCGGTGATCGAGCCGGTTTTCCCCTTATCCTTCGATATGAGTTCAAACGCCCCTGCTCGACCATCCAGACAGTAGATCTTCCCGCGATAGGTTCGCTCGCCGGTCTCCAGCTTCCAGAAATTTGTCTTCACCTGCGACACGCTGTAGCGACCCTTGCATTGCTGCCTTTCGGCAGAGCCGATCTCAATCGTTCCACCCATCTCCTCACTCTCGTTCCTCGCAGTCACCTTTCCGACCACCGGAGTACCCGTTGCAAGGTAGCTTCCCTCGACACCACGGACAAAAAGATATGAACATCCTGCGAGCGTGAAACCCATTGCCACCACGGAGCCGGCGATCATAAAACCACGTAGCGTCCACGCGCATCTCAAGAGAGCCAGCAAGTCTCCACCTCCAGTTTCATCTTCATGTTTGCGGATGCCAAAAGAGCGAGTTGGAGCAGTGGGCGACCAGTCGTTAACAGCCAGAATAGCACTGATATTCAGGTCACGATATTTCCCCACAATTAAGAAGATGAATGAATGCCACAGCTCATCCTGAAATAGAATACCTCGTCCGCTTCGGCGAGGTGCACGGAACCGGAGGCAGCAACTGCAATCAAACCTTGGCAGTCCCCCAATCACCCACCCCTCATAAGCGTTCGCATCAGCAATTCGGAGATGAGCCCAGGCGCGACGTTGTCACGCACACTGTAACGTGCAATCCTGCCGAATAAACTTTTTCGATAGCGGACGCATGCCTGTAGAAACTCTTCCGTATCCACCTTGGTGGAGAATAGCGATTGCGTTGATCGTGGTTCCCTTAATCGCGTCCTTCGCATACGCTCTTTACAGCCCACTGTATCAGGGCCTGCCGGATATGACCGAGCGCGTTATCCGAACAACTCAGGCCGTCGCGCTCATTGGTGCGTATCCGCCAACTGCTGTGTTGGGGATTCCATTGCTATTCTACTTCAGGCGACGTGTATGGCCGTCCCTTGCAAATTGCGCGATGGTTGGGGCCTTTGTTGCGACCTTCCCCTGGATGTGCCTAGTTGCATTTTTCGGCCCTGACGAGGCTTATACTGGTGACCACATCACTTACCAAAACGGCATGATGACATGGTGGGGATTGCTGGAGACCCTCAAATTCCTCGCAGTGACAGCTGTATTCGGCTTTGCTGCTGGTGGACTGTTCTGGCTAATGGCCGCCGCTGGCGTTAAAAGACAGCCCGTTTCTGAAACGGTTCCCAGCAAAGTGTTCGAGTAGGTGGTCTCTCGATATCATCAGATACCCACCACCCGATCACTAAATGGCCGTGCGTCGCTCTCAAAAGTTCACCGGGAAATACCGCACATAGGCAAACTCGTCACCGTCTGGTGACCAGCAGGGCACGTTGATCGTGCCCTGCCCGCCGAACAGCTCGAACAACGTCTTCAGATTGCCGCCATCCATGTCCATCAGCCGCAGCCGTACGTCGAGGTCGCGCGGATGGTCGAATACCGACGGGTCGTAGGACAGGAGCAGGACCATGTCGTTGTTGGGCGACGGATGGGCGAACCAGTTGCCGTAATCGTCTGATGTCACCTGCTGGAGACCCGTGCCGTCGGGATGGACGCGCCAAATCTGCATCAGCCCGGTACGGCTGGAATTGAAATAGATCCACTGGCCGTCCGCAGACCAGTCCGGCCCGTCATTGCGCCCTTCGCCATGCGTCAGCCGCGTCTCGTCCCCGCCGTCGACGGAGATGGTGTAGATATCGAAGAGGTCGTCGCGGATGCCGCAATAGGCAAGCTGGCGCCCATCCGGCGACCAGCCATGCCAGTAGGACGGCAGGTTCTGAGTAACAAGCCGCGGCGTGCCGCCTTCGATCGGCAAGGTGTAGATCGCCGACTTGCCGAATTCGGTCTTGTCGGAGATGACAATCTGTGTGCCATCGGGCGAAATGCCGTGGTCATTGTTGCAGTTGACGGCAAAGCCGGTATCGACCTTGACCACCTCGCCGCCATCGAGCGCCAGGCGATAGAGCAGCCCGTCGCCATTCAGCAGCAGGTAGGAACCATCAGGCGAAAAGTTCGGGGCCTCCACCAGCCTGTCCGTCTGCCAGACCTCGCGAGCCCTGCCCGTCCTGACATTGTAGATCTCAACCGAGCTGCGCATGTTTCCTCCTGAAAGTCCTGATGCCGTCAGCGATCTCGATTGCGTCAGCGATCTCGATTGCGTCAGCGATCCCTGAAGCGATTGGTGATCGGATAACGTCGGTCGCGGCCGAAATTCTTCTTGGTGATCTTCACGCCCGGCGCCGATTGCCGGCGCTTGTATTCGGCGAGATAGAGGAGATGCTCGACCCGGTGAACGGTCGCAACATCATGGCCGCGTGCGACGATCTCCTCGACCGCCATCTCCTTCTCCACCAGGCATTCAAGGATATCGTCGAGCACGGGATAGGGCGGCAGCGAATCCTGGTCCTTCTGGTCGGGACGAAGCTCGGCCGAAGGCGCCTTGTCGATGATATTCTGCGGGATCACCTCGCCCGACGGCCCCAGCGCACCCGGCGGCACGTTTTCGTTACGCCAGCGGGAAATCGCATAGACCTGCATCTTGTAGAGGTCCTTGATCGGATTGAATCCGCCGTTCATGTCGCCGTAGAGCGTGGCGTAGCCGACCGACATTTCCGACTTATTACCAGTAGTCACCACCATCGAGCCGAATTTGTTGGAGATCGCCATCAGGATGACGCCGCGCGCCCGGCTCTGCAGGTTCTCTTCGGTGATGCCGCTATCCGTGCCTTCGAAAAGGCTGGCGAGAGCGCTGCTGAAACCCGTCACCGGCTGTTCGATCGGCACGATGTCGTAGCGGCAGCCGAGCGCCTTGGCGCAATCGGCCGCATCCTTCAGCGAATCCTCGGAGGTGTATCGATAGGGCAGCATGACGGTGCGCACCCGCTCTTCGCCCAGCGCATCGACCGCGATTGCCGCGCAGATCGCCGAATCGATACCGCCGGAAAGGCCGAGCACCACGGTCTTGAAGCCGTTCTTGTTGACGTAGTCGCGAAAACCCAGCAGGCAGGCACGGTAATCGGCCTCCTCGCTTTCAGGGATATGCGCCATCGGCCCTTCGGCGCAATGCCAGCCGCTGTCGCCGCGCGTCCACGTCGTCACCGCCAGCGCCGTTTCGAATTGGCTCATCTGGAAGGCGAGCGACCTGTCGGCATTGAAAGCGAAACTCGCTCCGTCGAAGACGAGTTCGTCCTGGCCGCCGAGCTGGGCGGCATAGATCAGCGGCAGGCCGGTCTCGATCACCTGCTTCAGCACCACCTGATGACGGATGTCGACCTTGCCGCGATAATAGGGCGAACCATTCGGCGACAGCAGGATCTCGGCCCCGCTTTCGGCCAGCGTCTCGCAGACGCCGAGATCGCCCCAGATATCCTCGCAGATCGGAATGCCGATGCGTACGCCGCGGAAATTCACCGGCCCTGGCATGGCGCCCTGGTCGAAGACGCGCTTCTCGTCGAACTCGCCGTAGTTCGGCAGGTCGATCTTGTCGCGCACCGCGATCACTTTGCCGCCGTCGAGCACGGCGACCGAATTGTAGCGCCCGGTCTCGTCCTGCCGGGGAAAGCCGATGATGACGCCCGGCCCGCCATCGGCGGTATCGGCCGCCAGGCTCTCGACCGCTTTCCAGCAGGCGCGGATGAAGGCGGGCTTCAGTACCAGATCCTCAGGCGGATAGCCGGAGATGAAAAGCTCGGTCAGGACAAGCAGGTGCGCACCCTCGCGGCCGGCATCAACGCGCGCCTCGCGCGCTTTGGCGAGATTACCGACGACATCGCCAACCGTCGGGTTGAGCTGGCCGATGGCGATGCGGAAGATATTCGAAAGAGCGTTTTCCTGTGTCATGTCATCCATTTAGCGCGCGCCTCCGGCTATCGCAACACGTTCGGGCCAAAAGCCGCTATCGGCCGCGCCGAAATTTTTGTGACCAGCTTGCACGCATCCACGCCGGGCAAGACATTGCAGCACCGATACGCATTGCAATTTGGCGGCGGAGCAGAATACTGGCGCGCCAGAGCGTCGAGCATCAGGAACATGCCATGTATAATCTTCCGAACTTCGTGCACCTTCATTTCGGCAAACCCGCTGACGAACTCGGCGATATCGAAAAACGCGTTCTGGCCAAGGCGCATGAACGCAAGATCATCTCGACCGACGTCAATGCGGTGTTGTCCGCCGAAGCCTCCTTCGGCGAACGTATCGCCGATGGCATCGCCCGCGTCGGCGGCTCCTGGTCCTTCATACTCGCCTTCCTCGCCTTTCTCGTCGTCTGGACACTGCTGAACACCATTGGTCTGGTGGCGCATCCCTTCGACCCATACCCCTTCATTTTTCTGAATCTGATCCTGTCGATGATCGCCGCCATCCAGGCGCCGATCATCATGATGTCCCAGAACCGCCAGGCCGAGCGCGACCGTTTCGAGGCCGCAAAGGATTACGAGGTCAATCTCAAGGCCGAGCTCGAAGTGCTCTCGCTGCACCAAAAGATCGATATGAGCGTGCTGACCGAGCTGACGGCGCTGCGCGAGGATGTGGCCCGCCTCACAGCTGCGCTTGCCGCCAAGGGCTAAACCGGAGTCACCTGATATTGCGGCAGGTTGTCCGTTATCTCGTAGAAATCGCCCTTGTCGGCGCAGTAGATGTGATGGCCGAAGGCAAGGCCGCTCGGCTCGTCGAAGGCGCCGGCCATGATCGAAATCTCCGCCGATCCATCCGACTGCCAGAACAGCGCGGAGCCGCAATTCGAGCAAAAGCCGCGCTGCGCCTCCT
This Rhizobium brockwellii DNA region includes the following protein-coding sequences:
- a CDS encoding 3-deoxy-7-phosphoheptulonate synthase yields the protein MSDTIDDLRIVEITPLTKPADIIAEIPRNADVSKTVTSNRDAIHQILRGDDDRLIVVIGPCSIHDPVAARDYAARLAEQRQRFAGDLEIVMRVYFEKPRTTVGWKGLMNDPHLDGSYRIEEGLRIARRLLLDINAMGLPAGVEFLDTITPQYIADLVSWGAIGARTTESQIHRQLASGLSCPIGFKNGTDGGVRVALDAILAASQPHHFPAVTKDGQAAIASTTGNDDCHIILRGGKRPNYEAADVEAVTNEAVKLAVAPRILVDASHANSGKDPMNQPIVVKSVAAQIAAGNNDIKGMMIESNLVAGRQDLIPGKPLVYGQSITDGCIDWDMSVDVLDNLAHAVRDRRKAAVAA
- a CDS encoding TolB family protein — its product is MRSSVEIYNVRTGRAREVWQTDRLVEAPNFSPDGSYLLLNGDGLLYRLALDGGEVVKVDTGFAVNCNNDHGISPDGTQIVISDKTEFGKSAIYTLPIEGGTPRLVTQNLPSYWHGWSPDGRQLAYCGIRDDLFDIYTISVDGGDETRLTHGEGRNDGPDWSADGQWIYFNSSRTGLMQIWRVHPDGTGLQQVTSDDYGNWFAHPSPNNDMVLLLSYDPSVFDHPRDLDVRLRLMDMDGGNLKTLFELFGGQGTINVPCWSPDGDEFAYVRYFPVNF
- a CDS encoding NAD+ synthase, which encodes MTQENALSNIFRIAIGQLNPTVGDVVGNLAKAREARVDAGREGAHLLVLTELFISGYPPEDLVLKPAFIRACWKAVESLAADTADGGPGVIIGFPRQDETGRYNSVAVLDGGKVIAVRDKIDLPNYGEFDEKRVFDQGAMPGPVNFRGVRIGIPICEDIWGDLGVCETLAESGAEILLSPNGSPYYRGKVDIRHQVVLKQVIETGLPLIYAAQLGGQDELVFDGASFAFNADRSLAFQMSQFETALAVTTWTRGDSGWHCAEGPMAHIPESEEADYRACLLGFRDYVNKNGFKTVVLGLSGGIDSAICAAIAVDALGEERVRTVMLPYRYTSEDSLKDAADCAKALGCRYDIVPIEQPVTGFSSALASLFEGTDSGITEENLQSRARGVILMAISNKFGSMVVTTGNKSEMSVGYATLYGDMNGGFNPIKDLYKMQVYAISRWRNENVPPGALGPSGEVIPQNIIDKAPSAELRPDQKDQDSLPPYPVLDDILECLVEKEMAVEEIVARGHDVATVHRVEHLLYLAEYKRRQSAPGVKITKKNFGRDRRYPITNRFRDR
- a CDS encoding DUF1003 domain-containing protein codes for the protein MYNLPNFVHLHFGKPADELGDIEKRVLAKAHERKIISTDVNAVLSAEASFGERIADGIARVGGSWSFILAFLAFLVVWTLLNTIGLVAHPFDPYPFIFLNLILSMIAAIQAPIIMMSQNRQAERDRFEAAKDYEVNLKAELEVLSLHQKIDMSVLTELTALREDVARLTAALAAKG
- a CDS encoding GFA family protein; protein product: MAERHTGGCLCGAVRFSTMAKPGPVIGCHCSQCRRQTGFYYAAVNVARAALSVDGAEAVRWYRSSEEAQRGFCSNCGSALFWQSDGSAEISIMAGAFDEPSGLAFGHHIYCADKGDFYEITDNLPQYQVTPV